A single genomic interval of Feifania hominis harbors:
- a CDS encoding TetR-like C-terminal domain-containing protein — protein MSQVTKRALEQSLKNLLLKKPLTKITVGDITEDCGINRMTFYYHFKDIYDLVEWSCLEDAKRALEEKKTYNTWQQGFLQIFKAVQENKPFILNVYRCVHREQVEKYLQPLVDQLLLNVINEEAAGITVRDEDKQFIAQVYSYMFIGLMLDWIKDDMREDPQQIVEKLSKLIKGSVSVALSRFKL, from the coding sequence ATGTCCCAGGTAACAAAACGGGCGTTGGAGCAGTCCCTCAAAAATCTGCTGCTGAAAAAGCCGCTTACAAAAATCACGGTAGGTGACATTACAGAGGATTGCGGAATCAATCGCATGACTTTTTACTATCACTTTAAAGATATATACGATTTGGTCGAATGGTCGTGCCTTGAAGATGCCAAACGGGCGTTAGAGGAAAAGAAAACCTACAATACATGGCAGCAGGGGTTCTTACAAATATTTAAAGCGGTGCAGGAAAACAAACCGTTTATTCTGAATGTTTACCGTTGTGTTCACCGAGAGCAGGTTGAAAAATATCTGCAGCCGCTGGTGGATCAACTGCTTTTGAATGTTATTAACGAGGAGGCAGCCGGGATAACGGTTCGAGACGAAGATAAGCAGTTTATTGCACAGGTTTATTCTTATATGTTTATCGGGCTGATGCTCGACTGGATCAAGGACGATATGCGCGAAGATCCGCAGCAGATTGTGGAAAAGCTATCTAAGCTGATAAAAGGCTCTGTGTCGGTAGCTCTTTCCAGATTCAAACTCTGA
- a CDS encoding YgiQ family radical SAM protein has translation MGEYLIVSPEDMARRGVQTLDFVCITGDAYVDHPSFGTPLIARWLEREGYAVGLIAQPDFHSTRDFMRLGRPNYAFVVSSGNIDSMVAHYTAAKKRRSDDAYTPGGRAGRRPDRAVIVYCQKLREAYPDVPIVIGGIEASLRRFAHYDYWDDAVRPSILLESGADLLVYGMGELQTSEYARRFAEGRPASSMTDIPGTAVVVDRLPKNLKNAVVCESLEEVSSDKAAYARACKTQYDEQDYVTGRTVYQRHGDVYVRQNPPMRPLTREEFDSVYELPFQYYYHPSYEAEGGVAAIEEVEFSIIHNRGCFGTCNFCALAFHQGRTVTSRSRESVVEEARRFTQNPRFKGYIHDVGGPTANFRVPSCQKQLKYGVCKDRKCLAPTPCKGMSVTHSDYLELLRELRALPGVKKVFIRSGIRFDYLILDPDTTFFRELVQHHISGQLKVAPEHMSDDVLREMGKPPIATFNTFCKMYNKFNREYKKDQYLVPYLMSSHPGSTMRDAIKLAVYLKQSGLRPEQVQDFYPTPGTISTCMFYTGINPLTGRKVYVPRSPQEKAAQRAMLQFFRPQNQASVRESLRRAGREDLIGFGAQCLVPPEPRRRAHEAPLNLPGRGGRGRAAKGRGRPPRGRR, from the coding sequence ATGGGGGAATATCTGATTGTCTCGCCCGAGGACATGGCGCGCCGCGGCGTGCAGACGCTTGACTTTGTGTGCATCACGGGCGACGCCTATGTCGACCACCCCTCGTTCGGCACGCCGCTGATCGCGCGCTGGCTCGAGCGCGAGGGGTATGCCGTGGGGCTCATTGCCCAGCCCGACTTTCACTCGACGCGCGACTTCATGCGCCTCGGGCGGCCGAACTATGCCTTTGTGGTGTCGAGCGGCAACATCGACTCGATGGTGGCCCACTACACCGCGGCGAAGAAGCGCCGCTCCGACGACGCCTACACCCCGGGCGGCAGGGCGGGCCGCCGGCCCGACCGCGCGGTGATCGTCTACTGCCAGAAGCTGCGCGAGGCCTATCCCGATGTGCCCATCGTCATCGGCGGCATCGAGGCGTCGCTGCGCCGCTTTGCCCACTACGACTACTGGGACGATGCCGTGCGGCCCTCGATTCTGCTCGAGAGCGGGGCCGATCTTCTCGTCTACGGCATGGGCGAGCTGCAGACCAGCGAGTACGCCCGCCGCTTTGCCGAGGGGCGGCCCGCCTCCAGCATGACCGACATCCCCGGCACGGCCGTCGTGGTCGACCGTCTGCCGAAGAATTTGAAAAACGCCGTCGTCTGCGAGAGCCTTGAAGAGGTGTCCTCCGACAAGGCGGCCTACGCGCGCGCCTGCAAGACCCAGTACGACGAGCAGGACTATGTCACCGGCCGTACCGTCTACCAGCGCCACGGGGACGTCTATGTGCGCCAGAACCCGCCCATGCGCCCGCTGACCCGCGAGGAGTTCGACTCGGTCTACGAGCTGCCCTTTCAGTACTACTACCACCCGAGCTACGAGGCCGAGGGCGGGGTCGCCGCCATCGAGGAGGTGGAGTTTTCCATCATCCACAACCGCGGGTGTTTCGGCACCTGCAACTTCTGCGCGCTGGCGTTTCACCAGGGGCGCACCGTGACCAGCCGCAGCCGCGAGTCGGTGGTGGAGGAGGCGCGCCGCTTCACGCAGAACCCGCGCTTCAAGGGCTATATTCACGATGTCGGAGGGCCGACGGCAAACTTTCGCGTGCCCTCCTGCCAAAAGCAGCTCAAATACGGCGTCTGCAAGGACAGAAAGTGCCTCGCGCCCACGCCCTGCAAGGGCATGAGCGTCACCCACAGCGACTATCTTGAGCTGCTGCGAGAGCTGCGCGCGCTGCCGGGCGTCAAAAAGGTCTTCATCCGCTCGGGAATCCGCTTTGACTACTTGATTCTCGATCCCGACACGACGTTTTTCCGCGAGCTTGTGCAGCACCACATCAGCGGTCAGCTCAAGGTCGCGCCCGAACACATGAGCGACGATGTGCTGCGCGAAATGGGCAAGCCGCCCATTGCCACATTCAATACATTTTGTAAAATGTATAACAAGTTCAATCGGGAGTATAAAAAAGATCAATATCTCGTGCCCTATCTGATGTCCTCCCATCCGGGGTCGACCATGCGCGACGCGATCAAGCTCGCGGTCTATCTCAAGCAGTCGGGTCTGCGCCCGGAGCAGGTGCAGGACTTCTACCCCACGCCGGGCACGATTTCGACCTGTATGTTCTACACAGGGATCAACCCCCTGACCGGCAGGAAGGTGTATGTGCCCCGCTCGCCGCAGGAGAAAGCGGCCCAGCGAGCCATGCTGCAGTTCTTCCGGCCGCAGAATCAGGCGTCGGTGCGCGAGTCGCTGCGCCGCGCCGGGCGGGAGGATCTCATCGGCTTTGGCGCGCAGTGTCTTGTGCCGCCCGAGCCGCGCCGCCGCGCGCACGAGGCGCCGCTCAATCTGCCCGGCCGAGGGGGAAGAGGGCGCGCTGCAAAGGGCCGCGGCCGCCCGCCGCGCGGGCGCCGCTGA